gaaggcgcccgggatcgaacctgggaccacaggatcatccgtccagtgttctgtccgctcagccaccggctccctatagAAGTAAGGTATAGATTTTACCCAATAACCTACACCAGTTACCCCAGAAATTCTAAACGAGTTCTAAAGCGAGGCATACTAATATATAATAGATTATCTAACTAAGTTAAGCACCAACTACTCCACAACACAGTTTCTATAGTGATAAAGAGAGCAGATAGACCTCCTATTTGCCTTGCATTTTTTTGCAATAGAGGCAGCATAGAGTCGTTGTATTTTCCTGAAAGAGAGGAAATATTTAGATTCCCTATTTACATGACCTTTTCCTATGATAAAAGTAGTATTTAGGGTGCCTATTTTCCACCCATTTTCCCGTATAATAAAAGCAGCACGAGCTCCAGGTAAGAGCTTTTGTGGGCGCCTTCATCTGGGTAATGAGGCGGAGGCCTGGAACACATGCCCCCCTTCTCTAGGAATTACAACCCACGATCAAGCGATGGGGAAGCGTCCAAGTTGGCGCTAGAAGGGTGGAACTACTTAGTCCTTCGACCTGCTCGCTGTCGCGGGGTTGGGGGCTGGCTGAACCGTCCGATCTGCTCGCTATCGCGGGGTTGGGGGCTGGTGAACCGTCCGATCTGCTCGCTATCGCGGGGTTGGGGGCTGGCTGAACCGTCCGACCTGCTTGCTATCGCTGGGTTGGGGGCTATTGAACCCTCCGACCTGCTCGCTATCGCGGGGTTGGGGGCTACTGAACCCTCCGACTTGCTCGCTATCGCGGGGTTGGGGGCTATTGAACCCTCCGACCTGCTCGCTATCGCGGGGTTGGGGGCTACTGAACCCTCCGACTTGCTCGCTATCGCGGGGTTGGGGGCTATTGAACCCTCCGACCTGCTCGCTATCGCGGGGTTGGGAGCTACTGGCTGATGGGTCGTAAAGGGTTATCAGGCTTGTGGGTTTTGACATTTCCGTTGATGTAACCGTTGGTGTAACCGTTGGTGTAACTGTTGATGTAACCGTTGGTGTAACCGTTGATGTAACCGTTGATGTAACCGTTGATGTAACCGTTGGTGTAACCGTTGGTGTAACCGTTGATGTAACCGTTGGTGTAACCGTTGATGTAACCGTTGATGTAACGGTTGGTGTAACCGTTGGTGTAACCGTTGATGTAACCGTTGGTGTAACCGTTGGTGTAACCGTTGGTGTAACCGTTGATGTAACCGTTGGTGTAACCGTTGATGTAACCGTTGGTGTAACCGTTGATGTAACCGTTGGTGTAACCGTTGGTGTAACCGTTGGTGTAACCGTTGGTGTAACCGTTGGTGTAACCGTTGGTGTAACCGTTGATGTAACCGTTGGTGTAACCGTTGGTGTAACCGTTGGTGTAACCGTTGATGTAACCGTTGGTGTAACCGTTGGTGTAACCGTTGATGTAACCGTTGGTGTAACCGTTGGTGTAACCGTTGATGTAACCGTTGGTGTAACCGTTGGTGTAACCGTTGGTGTAACCGTTGGTGTAACCGTTGGTGTAACCGTTGATGTAACCGTTGGTGTAACCGTTGGTGTAACCGTTGATGTAACCGTTGGTGTAACCGTTGGTGTAACCGTTGGTGTAACCTAGAGTGCAGTCTAGGATGGAGTCACCTCCCTGGACATCCAGCTCGAATGAGTTACCTTACATTTTCACTGTGATTATTCTGCATACTAAGATCAGCgtttttgattatatatatatatatatatatatatatatatatatatatatatatatatatatatatatatatatatatatatatatgtcgtacctagtagccagaacgcacttctcagcctgctatgcaaggcccgatttgcctaataagccaagttttcatgaattaattgtttttcgactacctaacctacctaacctaacctaacctacctttttcggctacctaacctaacctaacctataaagataggttaggttaggttaggtagggttgcttaggttcggtcatatatctacgttaattttaactccaataaaaaagaattgacctcatacataatgaaatgggtagctttatcatttcataagaaaaaaattagagaaaatacattaattcaggaaaacttggcttattaggcaaatcgggccttgcatagtaggctgagaagtgcgttctggctactaggtacgacatatatatatatatatatatatatatatatatatatatatatatatatatatatatataatcttgaatggtccccaagccaatatgcaaccgaaaaaaTCTCAaccctgaaggaggaggaggaggagtccaACCAACTGGGTtggaagcgacggtctcgcttcatgcaggtcggcgttcaatccccgaccctccaagtggttgggcatcattcctttctccccgtcccatcccaaatccttatcctgaccccttccaagtgctatatattcgtaatgacttggcgctttctcctgacactTCACttcacccatgaaggattcgaatcCCGCTGGAGTAAAGAGTTTTCGGTTGATTGGCTTGTGGATcattcaggctggttcgcatttgtattcctcacgtggtTTAAACAGTGAGGTGATTCCATGATATATCTATCCCAAAAATTGACCACCgaatcacgggagacatctcccgtcacgcagggtgcagtcgcacctccacagatctccagtatcagctcttgatactggtaatggctcaaaagggccaccaattacgggctattcatgcccgtgccacctcttgggtggcttaatcttcatcaatcaatcaccaccGAATGCTGTTGGGGGTTGTGTTAAGGGTCTATCGACTTCCAGTCCTATTGAACAGTGTGGTTTAGCGGGTTTAGTACTGGATACGCTAAGGTGCAtggagctctgtgtctgggttagaATCCTTCAGAAGTGAGGAGTTTTCGGTCGAGTAgaaacgcctgctgcatcctcggttccggtTCGGAAGCCGAGGAGCTTCAAGAAATCCGTAACTGCTAAGCACTCATTATATTAACCaatgtacatcttgtaacctttaaatatctaacaaagctcaacaaaccacaaaAGGAAGGGGATGGTAGGACAAAAGAACATAGACACTGCATTAGAGGGGACCTAAAACTCCCCTCTAATGCGTTGTGTGGTTTTTCTCCGAGACTAAAGATCTCCTTCTTTCAGCTAGAGTTGAACACAcagacacgcgcacacacacacacacacacacacacacacacacacacacacacacacacacacacacacacacacacacacacacacacacacacacacaaagagcaaagagccagagagccagaccaaagccaaagagccaaagaccaaagagccagagctcaacccccgcaagcacaattaggtgagtacacacacacacacacacacacacacacacacacacggttgaggggcgggaccaaagagccagagctcaacccccgcaagcacaactaggtgagtacaactaagtgactacacacacacacacacacactctctctctctctatctctctctctctctctctctctctctctctctctctctctctctctctctctctctctctctctctctctctctctctctgtctctctctctctctctctcttatacaaGTTTCATATATAAAAATTGGGATTTTACTAATATTTCAGTGGGATTTTTCTTCGTTCTTTAAAGTTTCTGTGATTGGCATATTATCTATAGTTTGTATGCAAAACCAATCTTATCATAAAATTCATATTGATATATTCGCTTGAATCACGCAGACGTTAATCGATTTAACTCACAAAGTCGACAAGACCTTTTGAAGAGccatgtaaaataaaaaaatactgaCTTTTTCCTATATCTGCTAATGCACTACTTCTGGAAAGTATATTATCAcatttaaaataatatttttttcagCTACCTGTTCAAATAACAGAGGCGGTCAAAATAAAGTTTAATGTCAGGTTGCCAATCTCCAGCGCTCATCTGTCGCTGATTCATTAAGTATTCGGTTAGACGCGATGTGCATTTTTCATCACTATATCAGACTGAGGCTCGCGTCCTCCCTCGCTCTTGTCAGTGTTGTAAATAATAAACATATTCAGGCTCCCGGGATGTCTTGGATCTTGCAATTGCCAACCGTCTGCTCCTATTGCTGCTTGTTGAATGAGCAAATTAAGTCTATTCCTGGAGTGTTGCGCAGAAATTCTTGCATTCATTGCACAttgtacacagagaaatcacactgTGATATGTGAAATGAGAAGATCAACTGGAGttttgaagtgactcgaacccgttgAAACAAGGCACTGCCAGCCGctaactctaccactgtaccacctagACTTTATACAAGTTATACAATCTGGGATTCTACTAAATTGACAGGCAGTGTAGAGGGTTCTACTGTAGCCATTTGCGGCCGGCATGGTCTTGGTTCCGGGGGTTCGAGTCCCTCTCAGACCTCCAGTGGATCTGTCTACTGCAGTCACGAGTGTCTATCTCAAACTTCCCATTTTCTTGTTTAAGTTTATCCCTTTTACTTGATTTTCGTTTCACCAGGTTCCTGTCTGTCACCAGGTTCCTGTCTGTCACCAGGTTCCTGTCTGTCACCAGGTTCCTGTCTGTCACCAGGTTCCTGTCTGTCACCAGGTTCCTGTCTGTCACCAGGTTCCTGTCTGTCACCAGGTTCCTGTCTGTCACCAGGTTCCTGTCTGTCACCAGGTTCCTGTCTGTCACCAGGTTCCTGTCTGTCACCAGGTTCCTGTCTGTCACCAGGTTTCTGTCTGTCACCAGGTTCCTGTCTGTCACCAGGTTCCTGTCTGTCACCAGGTTCCTGTCTGTCACCAGGTTCCTGTCTGTCACCAGGTTCCTGTCTGTCACCAGGTTCCTGTCTGTCACCAGCTTCCTGTCTGTCACCAGGTTCCTGTCTGTCACCAGCTTCCTGTCTGTCACCAGGTTCCTGTCTGTCACCAGCTTCCTGTCTGTCACCAGGTTCCTGTCTGTCACCAGGTTCCTGTCTGTCACCAGGTTCCTGTCTGTCACCAGGTTCCTGTCTGTCACCAGGTTCCTGCCTGTCACCAGGTTCCTATCTGTCACCAGATTCCTGCCTGTCACCAGATTCCTATCTGTCACCAGGTTCCTACCTGTCACCAGGTTCCTGTCTGTCACCAGGTTCCTGTCTGTCACCAGCTTCCTATCTGTCACCAGGTTCCTGTCTGTCACCAGGTTCCTGTCTGTCACCAGATTCCTGCCTGTCACCTGGTTCCTATCTGTCACCAGGTTCCTCCCTGTCACCAGGTTCCTGTCTGTCACCAGGTTCCTGTCTGTCACCAGCTTCCTATCTGTCACCAGGTTCCTGTCTGTCACCAGCTTCCTATATGTCACCAGGTTCCTGTCTGTCACCAGGTTCCTGTCTGTCACCAGCTTCCTATCTGTCACCAGGTTCCTGTCTGTCACCAGGTTCCTGTCTGTCACCAGCTTCCTATCTGTCACCAGGTTCCTGTCTGTCACCAGGTTCCTGTCTGTCACCAGGTTCCTGACTGTCACCAGGTTCCTGTCTGTCACCAGGTTCCTGACTGTCACCAGGTTCCTGCCTGTCACCAGGTTCCTGTCTGTCACCAGGTTCCTGTCTGTCACCAGGTCCCTCCCTGTCACCAGGTTCCTGTCTGTCACCAGTTTCCTGCCTGTCACCAGGTTCCTGTCTGTCACCAGGTTCCTGTCTGTCACCAGGTTCCTGTCTGTCACCAGGTTCCTGCCTGTCACCAGGTTCCTGTCTGTCACTTTGTTCATGTTCCTGTCTGTCACTTTGTTCCTGTCTgtcaatttgttcatttgatgcatcacgcaattgtgatttctgtgtgtaaggcaGGGCAAGAGATCGTTCACTGGGGCACCAATCCATACGAGATCGCCCCTGTTCTCCCAGCATTATACGGGTTCCTGGCTGTAAACAGCTTGGcgagtcgtgttccagggaaagcaAGTTGAGTAAACCTTAACACGACCTAACATTAGAGGGAGTTCTAAATCTAATGGATTTAGAAGCCATTTTGTCTCGTATTGACAAAATTGCGTCAATCCCCCATAATATTGACTTCTTCCAAGGCAGACCTGTCCTCTCCAGTGTTCACAACTTCACTAAAATGATGTTCTATATTACCCGAACCTAACCCAACATAGAACactcgaatagaaaacgggacgacAAGAACAGTTTTGCGAGCCGCTGTGAGTTTTAAATCGTCGTAATTTGACGACGTGGAATTTGACGTCAAAATACAACATGAGTTCAAGAGAACAGGTTGGCCAGAGTGCGTTGAATTCTACATTTGCTGACACTCATGCTGATACAGTTGTTGCTGCAGCTATTCATACTGatgcagctgttgctgctgctgctgctacagctGTTGCTTCTcgtgctgctgcagctgttgctgttcatgctgctgcagctgttgctgttcatgctgctgcagctgttgctgttcatgctgctgcagctgttgctgtTCATGCTGCTGTAGCTGTTcatgctgctgcagctgttgctgttcatgctgctgcagctgttgctgctcatgctgctgcagctgttgctgtTCATGCTGCTGGAGCTGTTGCTGTTCATGCTGCTGGAGCTGTTGCTGTTcatgctgctgcagctgttgctgttcatgctgctgcagctgctgctgcagctgttgcttTTCATGCTGCTGGAGCTGTTGCTGTTCATGCTAGTGCAGCTGTTGCTGTTCATGCTGCTGCAGATGTTGCTGTTCATGCTGCTGGAGCTGTTGCTGTTCATGCTAGTGCAGCTGTTGCTGTtcatgctgctgcagctgctgttcTTCATGTTGCTGATGCAGCTGTTGCTGCTACTATTCATGCTGCTTCAGCTATTGCTACTGCTGTTCATGCTAGGCAGCTGTTGCTGCTACTATTCATGCTGCTTCAGCTGTTGCTGCTGTAGCTGCTGCTGTTCATGCTAGGCAGCTGTTGCTGCTATTATTCATACTGCTTCAGCTGTATGAATTATTCATATGTCAGATAATTCTGTATGAATTATTCAAATGTCAGCTGCTTCAGCTGTTGAACAGCTGAAGCAGCTGACATTTGTCAAAGAATTACCTTTTGACAACTGTAGCATAACTGCTCCCTAGATCTATAAAAATGTTTTTCTCACAATGATGATAACTTGTTTAAGTTACAGACATAAGTTGTAAATAATCACATTATATCATCCTGTAATATGTATTTAAGGTGTGAAATACAGTCGCTGATGAATGGACAATACGTGATGATTGTACAATGTTTTATGAACAAAATTATTCACAGAGTTCAGTTTTTTTGTTATTTGCGTCTTGGGGGAAATAATAAGCTTGAATGTTATTAAGAACTTGTACGCGTTAATTTTTAGATttatgtgagtatgtgtgtgggcGTTTggttgagtgagaatggtcgttagggtgagagagtgtgtgatcgttagggtgagagagtgtgtgatcgttagggtgagagagtgtgtgatcgTTAGGGTGAGAGAGTGTTGTGGTCGTtagggtgagagagtgtgtgatcgttaaggtgagagagtgtgtggtcGTTCGGTTAAGTTCGTGTGGTCGtttggttgagtgtgtgtgtatggtcgtTTGGCTGAGTGAATGTGATTGGTTGGGTGATTGTGGTTTCGCAGGATtggctggttgatcaggtttTGGTGGCTAGGCAGATGTGGGTGGATGGCTAGGCAGTTTTGTAAGTGCCTATAGTCACGTGTGCGAGGTTGTTCAGTTGTGAACGGTTGTCTGGGTGTGACTGTCACGTCTGGTCAGGTGTGGATGGTAGGCACGGTTGATGATTAGGTGTGTATTGTCATGTATGATGAAGGTTTTGGTTAGATATGGGGGTGTCTGATTGGCGGCAGCTAGAtaggtgtgaggtgtgtgggaggATTGTTACACGTGATTGGTTGGATTTTAATGGCCAATTTTGTCCATATCTGACAAatatgtgtttgtgtatatatcTGGCATGTGTGTTTGACCGCGAGCACGTTTTTATGTATATGTGTttgagcgtgtgtgtgtttagGCATACACATGAGTACTTAAAAAGAAATGAGGAATAGAAATTACCTTAACATCTCATTAGTAATTAAACACATTAGACATCGCCAACAAAACTCATTATTTTTCTAACATTAAAAGCCGCACATCAATTGAAGTACTACAGGGCGCCCACGGGTCCCTCTCCCTCCTTGGTTAGAAAGACAACGAACAGGAATACGTTGACCCAGAACCATAAAACTCAGCAAACGAGCTTTCCGAGGCGGTAGCCCATTCAGGGCGAACTACAACCCTTAAAACTTGCCTCCAATAGCCCATGGCGATAACCACAAACCACTAGAAAACACTCACAATAAGAACTTTAATTACCGAACAACGTCTGCGCCGCACCTTTGAAAATGGAAGACAAAATTTTCCCTTCAGATGGTGGTAGGTACAAGTGGATGGCTCTCTAGGGTGCTGCCTCGCTAGTAACCTAACCCAAAGGGACATTTTCCCCCGCCTTCCTCTTCAGTAAAGATCACTCCTCTATATGCAGTATTGTAATCTTTTCTTTAGCAACAATAGGAACCAGGTCATTCAGATGGTAAAATTGTTCCCTTTTTTGTAGTTAATGTGCTGTGGCAAGTGCTAAGGGTAACCCAGCTCCCTGGGTTAATGTCCTTTGAGGGACACAACGCCTCACGACAAATTCTAAGCTTGTAGGTCTGGTAATTTTGTGAATATTGAAGATAGGTGTTTGGTGCgggagcggtgtgtgtgtgtgtgtgtgtgtgtgtgtgtgtgtgtgtgtgtttgtttgtgtgtgtgtgtgtgtgtgtttgtgtgtgtgtgtgtgtgtgtgtgtgtgtgtgtgcgtgtgtgtgtgtgtgtgtgtgtgtttgtttgtgtgtgtgtgtgtgtgtgtttgtttgtgtgtgtgtgtgtgtgtgtgtgtgtgtgtgtgtgtgtgtgtgtttgtttgtgtgtgtatttcacTTGAAGCATTATGTGAAGGAGTGTAGTTGAAGCGTTGTGAGTGGGGGAGTGCACTTGTAGCGTTGTGAGTGGGGGAGTGCACTTGTAGCGTTGTGAGTGGGGGAGTGCACTTGTAGCGTTGTGAGTGGGGGAGTGCACTTGTAGCGTTGTGAGTGGGGGAGTGCACTTGTAGCGTTGTGAGTGGGGGAGTGCACTTGTAGCGTTGTGAGTGGGGGAGTGCACTTGTAGCGTTGTGAGTGGGGGAGTGCACTTGTAGCGTTGTGAGTGGGGGAGTGCACTTGTAGCGTTGTGAGTGGGGGAGTGCACTTGTAGCGTTGTGAGTGGGGGAGTGCACTTGTAGCGTTGTGAGTGGGGGAGTGCACTTGTAGCGTTGTGAGTGGGGGAGTGCACTTGTAGCGTTGTGAGTGGGGGAGTGCACTTGTAGCGTTGTGAGTGGGGGAGTGCACTTGTAGCGTTGTGAGTGGGGGAGTGCACTTGTAGCGTTGTGAGTGGGGGAGTGCACTTGTAGCGTTGTGAGTGGGGGAGTGCACTTGTAGCGTTGTGAGTGGGGGAGTGCACTTGTAGCGTTGTGAGTGGGGGAGTGCACTTGTAGCGTTGTGAGTGGGGGAGTGCACTTGTAGCGTTGTGAGTGGGGGAGTGCACTTGTAGCGTTGTGAGTGGGGGAGTGCACTTGTAGCGTTGTGAGTGTATTTGAGTCATTGTCTGAGAGTGCACTAGCAGGGTTGTGTGAGAGTGCACTCGGAGTGTTGAGTGTGAGAGTGCActcggagtgttgagtgtgtgagagtgcactcggagtgttgagtgtgtgagagtgcactaggagtgttgagtgtgtgagagtgcacTCACAGtgttgagtgtgtgagagtgcacTCACAGtgttgagtgtgtgagagtgcactaggagtgttgagtgtgagaGTGCACTCATAGTGTTGAGTGTGAGAGAGTACActcggagtgttgagtgtgtgagagtgcactaggagtgttgagtgtgtgagagtgcactcggagtgttgagtgtgtgagtgtgcactcggagtgttgagtgtgtgagagtgcactaggagtgttgagtgtgagaGTGCActcggagtgttgagtgtgtgagagtgcactcggagtgttgagtgtgtaagagtgcactaggagtgttgagtgtgtgagagtgcactcggagtgttgagtgtgttatGAAATGTAATACATTCCATCACATTGAATAATATATTCGTAAATAACAACTGCTTCCAAATccttaatataataaatatattattgaTATTGTTTGTGTGATAGATTCTGTCTAATAAAATCTTTTTGTATATAATTCTTTGGAAAAAATAAAGCTTAGTTCTCTAAACACAAGGTGTATATGGGGGTCCCATCATTGAAAACCCCTCTAGTGGGGGAGCCACGCCCCCTGGAGACCCCCCTGATATGGAAGAAGGGATGGGAGTGAcctcaatccccccccctccccaaccccccaaATCCCCCACAATTTAATGCCTTGCGTAGCACACATAACTCAAAAATACCACTTGGTTAAAAATGGGTCGGGTAAGAGTGAACACAACCGGCCACTACCCGGCCACACACCCGGCCTTACAACCGGCCACTACCCGGCCACACAACCGGCCACTACCCGGCCACACAACCGGCCACACAACCGGCCACACAACCGGCCACACAACCGGCCACTACCCGGCCACACACCCGGCCTTACAACCGGCCACTACCCGGCCACACAACCGGCCACTACCCGGCCACACAACCGGCCACTACCCGGCCACACACCCGGCCTTACAACCGGCCACTACCCGGCCGCACAACCGGCCACTACCCGGCCACACAACCGGCCACTACCCGGCCACACAACCGGCTACTACCAGGCCACACAACCGGCCTCATAGCCAGACGGGACCGGCGGTCGGTACTTAGCCTCTCCAAGGAGCAAGGGCCAGAGTGCCTTGATGTTGTTGAGCAATAATAATGAAATATTATACCAATATTGCTGGCTCATATTCATGTGTTTGTTATACAGAAATATGTCTACGAATCTGTATATTTacaagctaatatatatatatatatatatatatatatatatatatatatatatatatatatatatatatatatatatatatatatatatatatatatgtatatatatatatatatatatatatatatatatatatatatatatatatatgtatatatatatatatatatatatatatatatatgtatatatatatatatatatatatatatatatatatatatatatatatatatatatatgtgtatatatatatatatatatatatatatatacacatatatatatatatatatatatatatatatatatatatatatacattatatatatatatatatatatatatatatatatatatatatatatatatatatatatatatatatatatatatattgcacctaccactattcatctggccggcatagggtgcactgcgtcgtggctcctccactctgcccctcactgccgttcgctcatccgctgagcttactttattcacgtttctgtatggagggagtgcggtctgcagcctcttcaccgccccaggcgtttgtaccgctgctcctcgccactcctccacacgcatcatcaggcttagtcggagggcttcgtcggggttttcaactacctccgacgacctctctgcactctcgccctcgttgtcgtcgtctctgacgacgtttcccctggcgaagtcggcttcctcactatcatctggaacgaccgatacctcacctggcagggttgtaccgctgcttgcaacataggcactcctggcccaatcgggttgtatcctgcctcctccgaggtcattacccagcaccatctgtacatgctctaggggtaacttaggggctacagctactatagctttctcgactccgcagtcggcaatcagctgtacttcgtgaagtggcaacctgtattcctcccccacactgcgtatcctcaccactcccacaggtgaatcattaaattccttggggagaatactcctggtcaccatacttatgtcagcacccgtatctcgaagcacggcaacctccactgggtctgactttccaaacttcacgttggcctcgaaaacgaagggatgttcacccaacttcatttcccaaccattcacgttgggtccactataatatggggtgtgaacaaacactctctcctcttccaacattaatcctacattcctttggtgctcctcacactcgcgggcataatgtcctctcacaccacagttgtagcatcggccacctcccctgggcggccactcgctagtcactctggcggtaccactcgcggacgtcccctgggtcctccttggactccttgtcatcgtatccgggactgcagcacttgctcccgagttaggtccactgctcacagcttggggcttcctccccgcgtctcttgagctcttgaaccacgttacttcatcgggcacactactcttgggagagtccccacccgtcctcgctcctcctgaactcctaaagttccctcccgacctggggtaaggcgagtgtctgggcggcccctccctcctgatatgtagtgcctcctccagcatgtcggctcgatccgctacagccttcaggtccttaatacctgcttctctcacccttactcgcaactcaggatggagcaccgacatgaacttctccatcactatcagtcgtttgatatcatccaccgactccgcttcctccgccttcaaccatcgtaggaatttccgttccatatccctggcggtctcggcgtaagtcttccccgacgctcttgtacactctctgaaccgcttccggtacatctccggagtcagccggaatgagtggagaaccgcatttttaatcgcgtcataactagcacactcctctaggtccagcatgttataggcttcccgggcctcaccagtcaacctgccctggaccagagcagcccaatcatcttccggccactccttcagagttgctatccgttcaaagtgttcgaagaacgcctcagcttcttgtggttcgaacgtaggtaagtcacgttcccttaccttgaggtcatcccgccgtgcaggtagtgggggcagaccacgttcaacgcgacgcaattcgacttctttctttgcccttatctcctccagtcgcagttgtctctctccttcttcccgctgcagccgagcttctcgctcctctcgctgcagctcagccgcacgttcctctcgctgcagctcagccgcacgttcctctcgctgcagctcagccgcacgt
The genomic region above belongs to Procambarus clarkii isolate CNS0578487 chromosome 33, FALCON_Pclarkii_2.0, whole genome shotgun sequence and contains:
- the LOC138370830 gene encoding larval/pupal cuticle protein H1C-like, which encodes MSSREQVGQSALNSTFADTHADTVVAAAIHTDAAVAAAAATAVASRAAAAVAVHAAAAVAVHAAAAVAVHAAAAVAVHAAVAVHAAAAVAVHAAAAVAAHAAAAVAVHAAGAVAVHAAGAVAVHAAAAVAVHAAAAAAAAVAFHAAGAVAVHASAAVAVHAAADVAVHAAGAVAVHASAAVAVHAAAAAVLHVADAAVAATIHAASAIATAVHARQLLLLLFMLLQLLLL